One part of the Aricia agestis chromosome Z, ilAriAges1.1, whole genome shotgun sequence genome encodes these proteins:
- the LOC121738344 gene encoding lipase member H-like, whose amino-acid sequence MAVEVSKSFEGYPAGYLADCPGSTKPATITKKSLRNLTILVITSNNSMTHRKYNYFQMDKLAKDPYLDWSKKTLMFVGGFMSSPFFPYSSSMGSAYKKLGYNVLMLDTLEYTTVEYPLASRFVRVVGKHTAEMLAQLTKKGLNPKNFELMGMSLGGQTISFIAKNYRNLTGTGLGKLIALEPAGPCFRNLGPKERLDKSDADFVLHVATNIDGYGMATPLGHVNFYVNGGEHQPGEIIWFFCPEICSHSRSFDIWQSALRNPDDFIGIQCDTVQQARNKDCFDRVPRVTNLLGPKTDRNLEGVFYVSTTNREPYCMGKRGLKKENDFFLSLSASLNADDNLKL is encoded by the exons ATGGCAGTGGAAGTCTCGAAGAGTTTTGAAGGCTATCCGGCTGGATATTTGGCGGATT GTCCAGGGTCCACGAAGCCAGCGACGATAACGAAGAAGTCCCTCCGCAACCTCACCATCCTCGTCATCACGTCCAACAACAGCATGACTCACAGGAAGTACAACTATTTCCAGATGGACAAACTGGCGAAAGACCCATACCTGGACTGGTCGAAGAAAACGCTGATGTTCGTTGGAGGTTTCATGAGTAGTCCTTTCTTCCCGTATTCCTCCAGCATGGGAAGTGCTTATAAGAAGTTGGGGTATAATGTGCTCATGCTGGATACCTTGGAGTACACCACTGTGGAGTATCCTCT tgcGTCGAGATTCGTCCGAGTGGTCGGCAAGCACACTGCTGAAATGCTGGCTCAGTTGACCAAAAAAGGCTTGAACCCGAAAAATTTCGAACTCATGGGGATGAGCTTAGGAGGCCAGACCATAAGTTTCATAGCCAAGAACTATAGGAACCTCACAGGAACCGGCCTCGGAAAGCTCATAGCGTTGGAGCCAGCTGGACCTTGCTTCAGGAACCTCGGACCTAAGGAGAGATTGGACAAATCTGACGCTGATTTCGTACTCCATGTGGCGACTAACATCGATGGGTACGGAATGGCGACGCCGTTAGGGCATGTGAACTTCTACGTCAACGGTGGTGAGCACCAACCCGGCGAAATCATCTGGTTCTTCTGCCCAGAGATCTGCAGCCACTCTAGATCTTTCGACATCTGGCAATCTGCTCTGAGGAATCCAGACGATTTCATCGGCATACAGTGCGATACGGTCCAACAAGCGAGGAACAAAGATTGCTTCGACCGCGTGCCCCGAGTGACGAATCTTCTTGGACCAAAAACTGATAGGAACTTGGAAGGAGTGTTTTATGTGTCTACTACAAATAGAGAACCATACTGTATGGGTAAGAGAGGACTGAAAAAGGAAAACGACTTCTTCTTATCTTTAAGTGCATCACTTAACGCTGACGATAACTTGAAGctttaa